The Desulfobacterales bacterium genome has a window encoding:
- a CDS encoding universal stress protein, giving the protein MKIEKILWPTDFSKSAEKALPYVQSITQQYGAEIHVLYVIEDIAHHESWYGEFDRKRVTVFSIWRHTPGSWP; this is encoded by the coding sequence ATGAAAATAGAAAAAATACTTTGGCCGACGGATTTTTCAAAGAGCGCCGAAAAAGCCCTTCCCTATGTCCAATCCATAACGCAACAATATGGTGCGGAAATTCATGTTCTCTATGTCATTGAAGATATCGCCCATCATGAATCCTGGTATGGAGAATTTGACAGAAAACGGGTGACGGTATTTTCGATTTGGCGGCACACCCCGGGATCCTGGCCATAG